In one window of Methanoculleus chikugoensis DNA:
- a CDS encoding radical SAM protein, with product MQCNICEVGCDIPPGGSGRCRMYRHDGTGIVERFPDTFLAAFPVAIETLPMLHFFPGAKFLQVCTVGCNLSCGGCVSEILVGHAESLAASGTALTTGDLLRLAADHACTGIAFALNDPIASLPTFCRLAERAREQRLLVGCSTNGYMTEASALYLRERIDFANVGLKGSTDASYRACGAKSAAPAYRTIRLLHEGGVHVEVSIVYRRGGEEEVMGAARMLAAISPHIPLQVMRFVPFGDAGLGEEPTIYASEELCDRLRNILPWAYLFNSPGTANLTTFCPACKKPCIEREFFGPMGAHLAGEARTACACGHALPVRGAANPEVFYEPGMMGGYRATRGLEMVWAILACLGVEGQADLARIWSEVLRTGMLGKELHDRMNNIDAYLDLVMDFAHRAGREEAGRELCTYIRERLDFVRERVVDAPRPRVYYAMGHPLFALNPGRFEGKLVEAAGGTYVNRAIGREGKPGVSIPREEFIALAPEYLFTSGFLTSTVEDTLRYCAEHNLDVPAARNGRVYAMHPSWDFGSPRWILGLMTIANVLHPDRFAFRIDEEADEFYRRFYGVPYRASAANRSFAHPGTERR from the coding sequence ATGCAGTGCAATATTTGCGAGGTCGGGTGCGATATCCCGCCGGGTGGGAGCGGGAGGTGCCGGATGTACCGGCATGACGGCACCGGGATCGTCGAACGGTTCCCCGACACCTTCCTCGCCGCATTCCCCGTCGCCATCGAGACGCTGCCGATGCTGCACTTCTTCCCCGGCGCGAAGTTCCTTCAGGTCTGCACGGTCGGGTGCAACCTCTCGTGCGGCGGGTGCGTCTCGGAGATACTCGTCGGGCACGCCGAATCGCTTGCAGCCTCCGGGACGGCACTCACGACCGGGGATCTCCTCCGCCTCGCAGCCGATCATGCCTGTACCGGGATCGCCTTCGCGCTGAACGACCCGATCGCCTCTCTCCCGACCTTCTGCCGTCTTGCGGAGAGGGCAAGGGAGCAGAGGCTTCTCGTCGGCTGCTCCACGAACGGCTACATGACCGAAGCGTCCGCGCTCTACCTCCGCGAACGGATAGACTTCGCGAACGTCGGGCTCAAGGGGTCAACCGATGCGAGTTACCGTGCCTGCGGTGCGAAGAGCGCCGCACCGGCCTACCGCACAATCCGGCTGCTCCACGAGGGCGGGGTGCACGTCGAGGTCTCGATCGTCTACCGCCGCGGCGGGGAAGAAGAGGTGATGGGGGCAGCACGGATGCTCGCGGCGATCTCCCCCCATATTCCTCTTCAGGTGATGCGGTTCGTCCCCTTCGGCGATGCGGGGCTCGGCGAGGAGCCGACGATCTACGCGAGCGAAGAACTCTGCGACCGCCTCCGCAATATCCTCCCCTGGGCCTACCTCTTCAACTCGCCGGGAACAGCGAACTTGACGACCTTCTGCCCGGCATGCAAAAAACCCTGCATCGAACGCGAGTTCTTCGGGCCGATGGGCGCCCACCTCGCCGGAGAGGCCCGGACAGCCTGTGCGTGCGGGCATGCCCTGCCGGTCCGGGGTGCCGCGAACCCCGAAGTCTTCTACGAACCGGGTATGATGGGAGGCTACCGGGCGACCAGGGGGCTCGAGATGGTCTGGGCGATCCTCGCCTGCCTCGGTGTAGAGGGGCAGGCGGACCTCGCCCGGATCTGGAGCGAGGTGCTCCGGACAGGGATGCTCGGGAAAGAACTGCATGACCGGATGAACAACATCGACGCATACCTTGATCTCGTCATGGACTTCGCGCATCGGGCCGGGCGCGAGGAGGCAGGCAGGGAACTCTGCACCTACATCCGGGAGCGGCTGGACTTCGTCCGGGAAAGGGTGGTGGATGCCCCGCGCCCCCGGGTCTACTACGCGATGGGGCATCCGCTCTTCGCCCTCAACCCCGGCAGGTTCGAGGGGAAACTCGTGGAGGCTGCCGGCGGAACTTACGTCAACCGGGCGATCGGCCGGGAAGGAAAACCGGGTGTCAGCATACCGCGGGAGGAGTTCATCGCGCTTGCGCCCGAGTATCTCTTCACGTCGGGCTTCCTTACCTCCACGGTGGAGGATACTCTCCGATACTGCGCGGAGCACAATCTCGACGTGCCGGCGGCCAGGAACGGGCGGGTCTACGCGATGCACCCCTCCTGGGACTTCGGGAGTCCCCGGTGGATCCTCGGCCTGATGACGATCGCAAACGTCCTCCACCCCGACCGGTTCGCCTTCCGGATCGATGAGGAGGCGGACGAGTTCTACCGCCGGTTCTACGGGGTGCCCTACCGGGCGTCCGCAGCAAACCGCTCGTTCGCCCACCCCGGGACGGAGCGGCGGTAG
- a CDS encoding DUF655 domain-containing protein, translating to MKTERKEENAVVIDVLPMGYVSEQRPAYKREPVVQAVGVDQFKLLELVPKQGADIQIYDRVYIGDAEREKIERVKRRISYEDLTATAKLELPFVIEQIVGENEQRFVDFFNKSVPITPKFHMLHLLPGIGKKLMWEVLEQREKKPFESFADISGRIKSLPHPSRMIVSRILREIEDPDEKYHVFTSR from the coding sequence ATGAAGACCGAAAGGAAAGAGGAGAACGCGGTAGTCATCGATGTCCTCCCCATGGGATACGTGAGCGAGCAGCGTCCGGCCTACAAGCGCGAACCGGTCGTCCAGGCGGTCGGCGTGGACCAGTTCAAGTTGCTCGAGCTCGTCCCGAAACAGGGTGCGGATATTCAGATCTACGATCGCGTCTATATCGGCGATGCGGAGCGGGAGAAGATCGAGCGCGTTAAGCGGCGGATCAGTTACGAAGACCTGACGGCGACGGCAAAACTCGAGTTGCCGTTCGTGATCGAGCAGATCGTCGGCGAGAACGAGCAGCGGTTCGTCGACTTCTTCAACAAGTCCGTGCCCATCACGCCGAAGTTTCACATGCTGCACCTGCTCCCCGGCATCGGGAAGAAACTGATGTGGGAGGTTCTCGAACAGCGGGAGAAGAAGCCGTTCGAGAGTTTCGCCGACATCTCCGGGCGGATCAAGTCGCTTCCGCACCCGAGCCGGATGATTGTCAGCCGGATCCTGCGCGAGATCGAGGATCCGGACGAGAAGTATCACGTCTTTACATCGAGATGA
- a CDS encoding MATE family efflux transporter has protein sequence MQHSNNLLTEGSVGKGLWVVALPIIISNFLASILEVVDMYFIGKLGDVPIAGGAMSISIIMVLTTVIFGTVTATAAFVSRAYGSERLERIPVILAHSLYLALAFSAILMVIGIFWSQDLLLLLGAESEVAVVGARFLSPMLMGMFVFVTLMILTTVFQSTGDSRTPMYVMIAVNIVNIVLNPTLITGLGGLPALGIAGSAYASLTSRTIGVLLLIGVMYLPSRKNRPVRFPKKWTLEPQLIKDIVKITIPSAVQSGVRSFAFLGMTAIVALYGTAAVAAYGICQRLDMLGLIFVMGLCTGVAVMVGQNLGAGKVERAEKAVRIAMIANASFMAMVGILYLLYAKNLLALFGATGESLSNGILFMQIIPMSYFVIAMAMTMGFAMNGAGMTRPGMYAAIAGQLIVQVGLAAIFVTMGLPLQYIWYAVVCGTVVVFLCDLFFYRQGAWKTKKLNLGGEN, from the coding sequence ATGCAACATTCCAATAATCTCCTCACCGAAGGATCGGTCGGAAAAGGTCTCTGGGTCGTGGCTCTTCCGATCATCATCAGCAACTTTCTCGCGAGCATCCTGGAGGTGGTGGATATGTATTTCATCGGCAAACTCGGCGATGTCCCGATCGCTGGCGGAGCGATGAGCATATCCATCATAATGGTGCTTACAACAGTGATCTTCGGGACCGTGACGGCAACGGCTGCATTCGTCTCGCGAGCCTACGGTTCGGAGCGGCTTGAGCGCATCCCGGTGATCCTCGCGCATTCGCTGTATCTGGCACTCGCCTTCTCGGCGATCCTCATGGTCATCGGCATCTTCTGGTCACAGGATCTCCTCCTGCTCCTTGGAGCGGAGAGCGAGGTCGCAGTGGTGGGAGCACGCTTCCTCTCCCCGATGCTGATGGGAATGTTCGTCTTCGTCACGCTGATGATCCTGACGACCGTCTTTCAGAGTACGGGAGATTCACGAACGCCGATGTACGTGATGATCGCGGTGAATATCGTGAACATTGTCCTGAACCCGACGCTGATCACGGGTCTTGGCGGACTCCCGGCGCTTGGAATAGCCGGATCCGCGTATGCGTCCCTTACATCGCGTACGATCGGCGTACTGCTTCTGATCGGGGTGATGTATCTGCCGTCCAGAAAGAACAGGCCGGTCAGGTTCCCGAAGAAGTGGACGCTTGAGCCACAGTTGATCAAGGACATCGTGAAGATCACGATACCCTCGGCGGTACAGAGCGGGGTCAGGAGCTTTGCGTTCCTGGGGATGACGGCGATCGTTGCGCTGTACGGGACGGCGGCGGTGGCGGCATACGGCATCTGCCAGCGTCTGGATATGCTGGGCCTGATCTTCGTGATGGGGCTCTGCACGGGAGTCGCGGTGATGGTCGGGCAGAACCTGGGAGCGGGAAAAGTGGAGAGAGCGGAGAAAGCGGTCAGGATCGCGATGATCGCGAACGCATCGTTCATGGCGATGGTGGGTATCCTCTATCTGTTGTATGCGAAGAATCTCCTGGCGCTCTTCGGCGCGACGGGCGAGTCGCTTTCAAACGGCATCCTGTTTATGCAGATAATCCCGATGTCGTACTTCGTGATCGCTATGGCGATGACGATGGGATTTGCGATGAACGGTGCGGGGATGACGAGACCCGGCATGTACGCGGCGATCGCAGGGCAGTTGATCGTGCAGGTGGGTCTTGCTGCGATCTTTGTTACGATGGGTCTGCCGCTGCAGTACATCTGGTACGCGGTGGTCTGCGGCACCGTTGTGGTGTTCCTGTGCGATCTGTTCTTCTACCGGCAGGGAGCCTGGAAGACGAAGAAACTGAATCTCGGCGGAGAGAATTAA
- a CDS encoding methyltransferase domain-containing protein — translation MHGGSIITHAWNPDDYHRHSAAQRAWAHELIEKLALAGDERVLDLGCGEGKVTAELAACLPSGSALGLDLSRDMIAFARERFPPERYPNLRFMEGDMLDLPFDEEFDVVFSNAALHWVPDHGRVFQGIACALRPGGRIILQMGGSGNAAPLFEIADEMLAEEPWRGFSSGPSSRYAFYGPEEERELLEAAGLTPLRVELIGKDMIFDLLEGLMGWVRTTWHLYLEPLPEDVRPTFIEGVANRYVERFPPADGRIHVPMVRLEMEAVKGLE, via the coding sequence TTGCACGGAGGAAGTATCATCACGCATGCCTGGAACCCGGATGACTACCACCGCCACTCCGCCGCCCAGCGGGCCTGGGCACATGAACTGATTGAAAAGCTCGCGCTTGCCGGCGACGAGCGGGTGCTCGACCTCGGGTGCGGGGAGGGGAAGGTGACCGCGGAGCTCGCGGCCTGCCTCCCCTCCGGTTCGGCGCTCGGCCTCGATCTCTCCCGCGATATGATCGCCTTTGCCCGGGAGCGCTTCCCCCCGGAACGGTATCCGAATCTCCGGTTCATGGAGGGCGACATGCTCGATCTGCCGTTCGATGAGGAGTTCGATGTCGTCTTCTCGAACGCTGCCCTGCACTGGGTTCCTGACCACGGCAGGGTATTTCAGGGCATCGCTTGCGCTCTCCGGCCGGGAGGGAGGATCATCCTCCAGATGGGCGGGAGCGGCAATGCCGCGCCGCTCTTCGAGATCGCGGACGAGATGCTCGCGGAAGAGCCGTGGAGGGGATTCTCCAGCGGTCCGTCCTCCCGTTACGCTTTCTACGGCCCAGAAGAGGAGCGCGAACTGCTGGAAGCGGCAGGGCTCACGCCCCTGCGGGTCGAGTTGATCGGGAAGGACATGATATTCGATCTGCTTGAGGGCCTCATGGGGTGGGTCCGGACCACCTGGCACCTCTACCTGGAGCCGCTGCCCGAAGACGTCCGACCGACGTTCATCGAAGGGGTGGCGAACCGATACGTGGAGAGGTTCCCCCCGGCCGACGGCCGCATCCACGTCCCCATGGTGCGCCTTGAGATGGAGGCGGTCAAAGGGCTGGAGTGA
- a CDS encoding ABC transporter substrate-binding protein, with amino-acid sequence MKTSYMLCTLIIAAGILCCGCTTTTTLEDPAATRTITDMEGNRITLPAEGATFGVFGGPISQVPYLLGANASVTAVTKGPQMMEMMQEMDPGIIDKPAPRTTNGNVNIEELLVANPDCVIAFDVDGKIVESQTDIPVICLSGTMSDGFDEMRQEITFMGEVFQNPDRARAYIDYLDGTLAFLRERTADIPEDERVTIFLGEGVSHLQTLGGDTFFTEWTDAAGCRNAVAGIETTQGQQEGMHTGINEISMEQVLAVDPDIIIIDTGSPADLENDSRWKELSAVKDGRVYKQPTGLFLWSRPSAESAVLYPLWLSYAAYPNRFEDVPLTDRVKDFYTEIYGFPITDAQAQKVIDGTYGSVTFGQVKQSG; translated from the coding sequence ATGAAAACCAGTTACATGCTCTGCACACTCATCATCGCAGCAGGCATACTCTGCTGCGGTTGCACGACAACAACAACGCTGGAAGATCCGGCCGCGACACGAACGATCACCGACATGGAGGGAAACCGGATCACGCTTCCTGCAGAGGGGGCGACGTTCGGTGTCTTCGGAGGCCCCATCAGCCAGGTGCCCTACCTCCTCGGAGCGAACGCCAGTGTCACTGCAGTCACGAAAGGACCGCAGATGATGGAGATGATGCAGGAGATGGACCCGGGCATCATCGATAAACCGGCGCCGCGGACGACAAACGGCAACGTGAACATCGAAGAGCTCCTGGTCGCGAACCCCGACTGCGTCATCGCCTTCGATGTCGACGGGAAGATCGTGGAATCCCAAACCGATATCCCGGTCATCTGCCTCTCCGGGACAATGAGCGACGGGTTCGATGAGATGCGGCAGGAGATCACCTTCATGGGCGAGGTCTTCCAGAACCCCGATAGGGCACGGGCCTACATCGATTACCTTGATGGAACCCTCGCGTTCCTCCGTGAACGCACTGCCGATATCCCCGAAGACGAACGCGTCACCATCTTCTTGGGCGAGGGCGTAAGCCATCTCCAGACGCTTGGAGGCGACACGTTCTTTACCGAGTGGACCGACGCTGCGGGATGCAGAAACGCTGTCGCCGGCATCGAGACCACGCAGGGACAGCAGGAGGGAATGCACACGGGTATCAACGAGATCTCGATGGAGCAGGTCCTTGCCGTCGACCCCGACATCATCATCATCGATACCGGCAGCCCCGCCGACCTTGAAAACGACAGCCGCTGGAAAGAACTCAGTGCCGTCAAAGACGGCCGTGTCTACAAGCAACCTACCGGACTCTTCCTCTGGAGCCGGCCGTCCGCCGAGTCCGCCGTCCTCTACCCGCTCTGGCTTTCCTACGCTGCCTACCCCAACCGCTTCGAGGACGTTCCGCTCACCGACCGGGTGAAGGACTTCTACACTGAGATATACGGCTTCCCCATCACCGATGCGCAGGCGCAGAAAGTCATCGACGGCACCTACGGCAGCGTGACGTTCGGCCAGGTGAAGCAGTCCGGATGA
- a CDS encoding ABC transporter ATP-binding protein has product MGNRISVEDISFNYPGGAAVFTGITLAVEEGCVYSLLGPNGTGKSTLLKCMAGLISPSQGRVLLDGRDIAGMQPHEIARQIGFVPQTQVSPFPFMVRDIVLMGRASHLGPFATPSAEDEEIAADALDRVGISRLAERPCTGISGGEWQLVLIARAIAQRPGILLLDEPTSHLDLGNQVRVLNVIGGLAEDGMTIVVATHFPDHALLTSNRVAILKDQRILAIGCPEEVIGEDTMRRAYGTDVHIVHLGDPINRRICVPVAGKVIP; this is encoded by the coding sequence ATGGGGAACCGCATCAGCGTAGAGGATATATCGTTCAACTATCCGGGCGGAGCCGCCGTTTTTACGGGCATCACGCTCGCCGTGGAAGAAGGATGCGTATACTCGCTCCTTGGTCCGAACGGCACGGGGAAGTCCACGCTTCTCAAGTGCATGGCCGGGCTCATCTCCCCCTCGCAGGGCCGCGTTCTTCTTGACGGCCGCGACATCGCAGGGATGCAGCCGCACGAGATCGCCCGGCAGATCGGGTTCGTTCCCCAGACGCAGGTCTCGCCGTTTCCGTTCATGGTCAGGGACATCGTCCTGATGGGCAGGGCGTCCCACCTCGGCCCGTTTGCAACCCCGTCGGCAGAGGACGAAGAGATTGCTGCCGACGCTCTCGACCGGGTCGGCATCTCTCGCCTCGCCGAGAGGCCATGCACAGGGATCAGCGGCGGCGAGTGGCAACTTGTCCTGATCGCGCGGGCGATTGCACAGCGTCCGGGGATTCTCCTCCTCGACGAGCCGACGTCCCACCTGGACCTCGGCAATCAGGTGCGGGTGCTCAACGTCATCGGGGGACTCGCAGAGGACGGAATGACCATTGTCGTTGCGACCCATTTCCCCGATCACGCGCTTCTGACGTCGAACCGGGTCGCAATCCTGAAAGATCAAAGAATCCTTGCCATAGGGTGCCCCGAGGAGGTTATCGGCGAGGATACGATGCGTCGTGCCTACGGCACGGACGTTCATATCGTACACCTCGGCGATCCGATCAACCGGCGGATCTGCGTACCTGTGGCAGGAAAGGTGATACCATGA
- a CDS encoding S16 family serine protease — MRIRERTLTILLVLSLVANVFLLAVVLMPSDDLSPALSRPGEAEPLPTATVAPLLPVEAVENGSAASMQAPVILQKIEVDRGGPFFYEEMTEEGAMVNVSVEVVPGRGRVLVQTTPLMGIAFQDAANLAVVVAANRSRADLTKSDIIFSIQGPEDISEIDGPSAGALMAALLLSVLEDVPLNESVTVTGTIDEDGRIGPVGGILEKAEAARRGGKTLLILSDENNQVFDYHEGTRSFGGLRISRQWPPIVDSKEYIEENLGIRVKYVNTVDDLLADLRAPAPDPAA, encoded by the coding sequence ATGCGCATACGGGAGAGGACCCTGACAATTCTGCTTGTTCTGTCGCTTGTTGCGAATGTCTTCCTCCTGGCCGTTGTTCTCATGCCGTCGGACGACCTCTCCCCGGCGCTCTCCAGACCCGGGGAGGCCGAACCCCTCCCGACCGCGACCGTCGCCCCCCTCCTCCCCGTGGAGGCGGTCGAAAACGGAAGCGCCGCCTCGATGCAGGCGCCGGTCATCCTCCAGAAGATCGAGGTCGACCGGGGCGGCCCGTTCTTCTACGAGGAGATGACCGAAGAGGGGGCGATGGTGAACGTCTCGGTCGAGGTCGTGCCCGGGAGAGGGAGGGTGCTCGTCCAGACGACGCCTCTGATGGGGATAGCCTTTCAGGACGCCGCGAACCTCGCGGTCGTCGTCGCCGCCAACCGGTCCCGTGCGGATCTTACGAAGAGCGACATCATCTTCAGCATCCAGGGGCCGGAGGATATCTCCGAGATCGACGGCCCCAGTGCGGGGGCGCTGATGGCCGCGCTCCTCCTCTCGGTGCTGGAGGATGTCCCGCTCAACGAGAGCGTGACCGTGACGGGAACCATCGACGAGGATGGGAGGATCGGCCCGGTCGGCGGGATCCTCGAGAAGGCCGAGGCTGCTCGCCGCGGCGGGAAGACGCTCCTCATCCTCTCCGACGAGAACAATCAAGTGTTCGATTACCATGAGGGAACCCGATCGTTCGGCGGACTGCGAATATCACGGCAATGGCCGCCCATTGTGGATTCAAAAGAGTATATCGAGGAGAACCTCGGCATCCGGGTGAAATACGTGAATACTGTCGACGACCTGCTCGCCGATCTTCGTGCCCCTGCGCCCGACCCGGCAGCCTGA
- a CDS encoding FecCD family ABC transporter permease, translating into MRPEPTGTRDAHGGGGGGAPATGTAAATPGQALSRSWGEQHPGTILVLLLGVLGVAAFVALMAGRYMLPPETVIAVILSSVFPIEATWGATAASAVVNVRIPRIIAGLLVGAGLAVSGASFQGMFRNPLVSSQILGVASGAGFGAAIGILLSDSLVLVQILSFVFGLLAVGMAYGLSRVRSTTPILMLVLSGIVIASLFSALTSMVKYVADPMNKMPAIVFWLLGSLNHVSAPDLMVLGPIVAVSIGGLLAVRWRINVLTMGDEEARALGVNTERLKVVIILLSTVITAAAVCMSGIIGWIGLVIPHMGRMLVGPDNRYLLPVSVLLGGSFLIVVDTIARTAAPAEIPIGILTAVIGAPIFAILLRRNNPGW; encoded by the coding sequence ATGAGACCAGAGCCGACAGGCACCCGGGATGCGCACGGGGGGGGAGGAGGGGGAGCCCCGGCGACCGGAACGGCAGCTGCAACGCCGGGACAGGCACTCAGCAGGAGTTGGGGTGAGCAGCATCCCGGCACCATCCTGGTGCTCCTCCTCGGCGTGCTCGGGGTTGCAGCGTTCGTCGCCCTGATGGCCGGCCGGTACATGCTCCCGCCTGAGACGGTTATAGCGGTGATCCTGAGCTCGGTCTTCCCAATCGAGGCGACCTGGGGAGCAACAGCGGCCTCCGCCGTCGTCAACGTCCGCATCCCCCGGATCATCGCCGGCCTCCTCGTCGGAGCCGGGCTTGCCGTCAGCGGGGCCTCGTTCCAGGGGATGTTCAGGAACCCCCTGGTCTCCTCGCAGATCCTCGGCGTGGCCTCCGGCGCGGGCTTCGGAGCGGCGATCGGCATCCTCCTCTCGGACAGCCTCGTCCTCGTCCAGATCCTTTCGTTCGTCTTCGGCCTGCTCGCCGTGGGGATGGCCTACGGGCTCAGCCGGGTCAGGAGCACGACGCCGATCCTGATGCTCGTCCTCTCGGGCATCGTGATCGCATCGCTCTTCTCGGCCCTCACCTCGATGGTGAAGTACGTGGCCGACCCGATGAACAAGATGCCGGCGATTGTCTTCTGGCTGCTCGGGTCGCTCAACCACGTCTCGGCGCCGGACCTGATGGTCCTCGGCCCGATCGTCGCAGTCTCGATAGGAGGGCTGCTTGCTGTCCGGTGGCGAATCAACGTCCTCACGATGGGCGACGAGGAGGCACGGGCGCTCGGGGTGAACACCGAGCGCTTAAAGGTCGTCATCATCCTGCTCTCGACGGTGATCACCGCTGCTGCGGTCTGCATGAGCGGGATCATCGGGTGGATCGGGCTTGTCATCCCGCATATGGGACGGATGCTCGTCGGACCGGACAACCGCTACCTTTTGCCGGTCTCGGTCCTTCTTGGTGGATCGTTCCTGATCGTCGTCGACACCATCGCAAGGACGGCAGCCCCTGCCGAGATCCCGATCGGCATCCTGACGGCGGTCATCGGGGCGCCGATATTTGCGATACTCCTCCGGCGGAACAACCCGGGGTGGTGA
- the rsmA gene encoding 16S rRNA (adenine(1518)-N(6)/adenine(1519)-N(6))-dimethyltransferase RsmA, with protein MSAPRDQHFLVDRRAVEKIAGFVEVSGRRVLEIGPGEGILTRALLDRGATVIAVEIDPALVEELEIGFADEIEEGRLEIIRGDAKKVDIPPFDIVVANLPYSVSSKITFRLLEIGFEVAVLMYQKEFAQRMIAPPGTPNVGRLSVMVQTYASVKPLLDLGPGSFRPQPQVRSWVVRITPHEPPYPVADRWVYADVVRVLFSHRRKTVRKGLRSGKDAFPAQAIERAIAELPDDLLQRRPEDLTLEEFALIANTLAGS; from the coding sequence ATGAGTGCTCCGAGGGATCAGCATTTTCTCGTCGACCGTAGAGCCGTCGAGAAGATTGCCGGTTTTGTCGAGGTCTCCGGCAGGAGGGTGCTCGAGATCGGGCCCGGCGAAGGGATCCTCACCCGCGCCCTCCTCGACCGGGGCGCAACCGTCATCGCGGTAGAGATCGATCCGGCTCTCGTGGAGGAGCTCGAGATTGGCTTCGCCGACGAGATCGAGGAGGGCCGTCTCGAGATCATCCGCGGCGATGCAAAGAAAGTGGATATCCCGCCGTTCGATATCGTCGTCGCGAACCTCCCCTACTCCGTTTCTTCGAAGATCACGTTCCGGCTGCTCGAGATCGGCTTTGAGGTCGCCGTCCTGATGTATCAGAAGGAGTTCGCCCAGCGGATGATTGCGCCGCCGGGAACGCCAAACGTCGGCCGGCTCTCGGTGATGGTGCAGACCTACGCCTCGGTAAAACCGCTCCTCGACCTCGGGCCCGGCTCGTTCCGGCCGCAACCCCAGGTCCGCTCCTGGGTGGTCCGGATCACGCCGCACGAGCCGCCCTATCCGGTCGCGGACAGGTGGGTCTACGCGGACGTCGTCCGGGTGCTCTTCTCCCACCGGAGGAAGACCGTCCGGAAGGGCCTCCGGAGCGGGAAGGATGCATTTCCCGCCCAGGCGATCGAGCGGGCGATCGCGGAGTTGCCCGACGATCTCCTGCAGCGCCGGCCCGAAGACCTGACGCTCGAGGAGTTCGCGCTGATCGCGAACACGCTTGCCGGGAGTTAG
- a CDS encoding HemK2/MTQ2 family protein methyltransferase: MLPDQVYPPAEDSFLLLRAAQREVRETDRVLEVGTGSGYVAAGLLGRATSVVATDINPHAARCARARGVAAVRTDLVAGLSGPFDLILFNPPYLPTAPDERMDDWLEYALDGGPTGRVVIERFVADAGRVLSPFGRILLLVSSLTGLDEIRELFARAGFVSFVVDEEPLEGERLYVLRAMRDLCRMGA, translated from the coding sequence ATGCTCCCCGACCAGGTCTATCCTCCCGCCGAGGACTCGTTCCTCCTCCTCCGGGCGGCGCAGCGGGAGGTCCGGGAGACCGACCGGGTGCTTGAGGTCGGGACGGGGAGCGGCTACGTCGCGGCCGGGCTTCTCGGCAGGGCGACGAGCGTGGTCGCGACCGATATCAACCCCCACGCCGCCCGGTGCGCCCGCGCCCGCGGGGTGGCGGCGGTCCGAACCGACCTCGTCGCGGGGCTCTCCGGCCCGTTCGATCTCATCCTCTTCAACCCGCCCTACCTCCCGACGGCTCCCGATGAGCGGATGGACGACTGGCTGGAGTACGCCCTCGACGGCGGGCCGACAGGAAGGGTCGTGATTGAACGGTTCGTCGCGGATGCCGGGAGGGTGCTCTCGCCCTTCGGGCGCATCCTGCTCCTCGTCTCGTCGCTGACCGGGCTCGACGAAATCCGGGAACTCTTCGCCCGGGCGGGGTTCGTCTCGTTCGTCGTCGACGAGGAACCGCTCGAGGGGGAGCGGCTCTACGTTCTGCGGGCGATGCGGGACCTCTGCCGGATGGGGGCGTGA
- a CDS encoding class I SAM-dependent methyltransferase translates to MTEQPHNQFTGRGAGRMDAIAKGPFAPIYPVIAQQILDTCSISAGRCIDIGCGPGHLAMALAAASDLVIDALDSSADMLEIAEHNIRKAGLADRVHPVRGDVNDLPYDDGSVDLIVSRGSLFFWENRVRAFSEIRRILRPGGRTFVGGGFGTPALKAAITEKMREIDPEWEAKAAERLSRKNKDAIRRELEQAGITAYDIHEDEAAFWIIMER, encoded by the coding sequence ATGACCGAGCAACCACATAACCAGTTCACCGGCAGAGGTGCCGGGAGGATGGATGCCATCGCCAAAGGGCCGTTTGCGCCGATATACCCGGTCATCGCCCAGCAGATCCTCGATACCTGCAGTATTTCCGCAGGCAGATGCATCGATATCGGATGCGGGCCGGGACACCTGGCAATGGCGCTCGCGGCCGCAAGCGACCTTGTTATCGACGCTCTCGACTCATCGGCCGATATGCTTGAGATAGCAGAACACAATATCCGGAAGGCCGGGCTCGCCGATCGCGTACACCCGGTCCGCGGCGACGTCAATGACCTGCCCTACGACGACGGCTCCGTCGATCTCATCGTGAGCCGCGGCTCGCTCTTCTTCTGGGAGAATCGGGTGCGGGCGTTCTCGGAGATCCGGCGGATTCTCCGGCCCGGCGGAAGGACGTTTGTTGGCGGAGGATTCGGCACTCCTGCCCTGAAGGCAGCAATTACAGAGAAGATGCGCGAAATTGACCCGGAATGGGAGGCAAAGGCCGCGGAACGCCTCTCACGGAAGAACAAGGATGCCATCCGCCGGGAACTGGAACAGGCAGGGATAACGGCATACGATATCCACGAGGATGAAGCCGCGTTCTGGATAATCATGGAGAGGTAA